The Jiangella alba genome includes the window CGGTGTTCGAGAGCAGCTCCGAGTACCGGCTCCGGGTGCAGGTCAAGGAGAAGGAGGCGCTGGCGTCGGCGGCGCTGGGCATGATCGAGCCGGGCATGTCGATCATGCTCGACACCTCCACCACCAACCTCTTCGTCGCCCGCAGCCTCGGCGACCTGCGGCTCGGCCCGCTGACGGTCGTGACGAACTACCTGCCGATCATGCAGGTGCTGAAGACGACGCCGGACATCCACCTGATCGGCGTCGGCGGCGACTACAACGCCACCCACGACGCGTTCCTGGGGCTCAGCGCCATCGAGGCGATCGGCGCTCTCACCACCGACATCGTCTTCCTCAGCACGTCTGCCATGACGATGTCGACCACCTATCACCAGGAACCTGAGATCGTTACCGTCAAGCGCGCGATGATGGCGGCCGGCCGGCGGCGCATCCTGTTGATGGATCCCACGAAGCTCAACCGCACCGCGCTGCACCGACTGGCTCCGACGTCGGAGTTCAACGCCGTGGTCGTGAACTCCGCGGTGGGTGAACGCGCGCTGGCTGAACTGCGCGATCACACCATCGTGGTGGCGGTCTCCTGAGCGTTCGCGGCGCGTGCTGCCACAGCCACGCTCACGCCACAGCTGTCCCGCGGGCCACGGCGGCGCCCGGTGCCGCACTCGCACGCGGTGTCGCTGCCGTACGCGGCGCAGCGCCCGTGAGCGCCACAGTGGCCGGTGTCGCGCCTGGATGCGGCGGGGCAGTCGCGCGCCGCGTCGAGGTTGGGTGCCGTGTCGCGCCTGGATGCGGCGGGGCAGTCGCACGCCGCGTCGAGGTTGGGTACCGTGTCGCGCCTGGGCGCGGCGGGGCAGTCGCGCGCCGCGCCGTAGCTGGCCGCCGTGTGGCACCTCGCGGCGCCGCCGCAGCCGCGCTGGCCGGGGCCGGTATCGGCGATGACCCGCGGCTCGCCGCCGCACTCAGCGCGATGGCCGCAGCCGCTGGCGCAACCCCGCCGACCCGGCCGGATGAGGCCCGAAGCGACCGTGATCCGGCCTGGTCGCGGGCCGGTCGCCGGGTGGCTGCTTGCCGTTCATCTCTTCGTGGAAGTTAAGTCTATCGTTCTTTGTGTTAAGTCTGTTACGGTCCCTCTCACACCACATCCATCGGCCGACTGCGACCGTCACGTCGGGAGGCGTTCGTGACCACCACCACCGCCGATCGGCAGAGCCAGGCCGACGGCGCGAGCACGGGCGGCGGCGCCGTTCCGACGGCGCGCGGCCGCCGCCGGGAGCGGCACCACTGGCGCCGTCGCCGCAAGGAGTACGCGCTCTTCCTGCTGATGATCTCGCCGAACCTGCTGATCATCGGCACCTTCGACTACTGGCCCGTCATCTACAACGCGTGGCTGAGCCTGACCCGCTGGAACATGCTGTCCGGCACGCCGCGGTACGTGGGCCTGCAGAACTACGAGAACCTGTTCAGCAGCTCCAGCTTCCACGGGATCCTGTGGAACACCCTGACGTTCAGCGCGGCGATCGTGATCGGCAGCGTCATCCTCGGCCTCGCCGTCGCGCTGCTGTTCGACCAGAAGCTGCGCGGCCGGGGCATCGTCCGGACCGCCGCGTTCGCTCCGCACATCGTCAGCGGCGCCGCCGTCGCGACGCTGTGGCTGTTCATCTTCGACCCGGCCTACGGGCTGACGCGGGTGGTGCTCGACCCGTTCGGGGTGGCGTCGCCGAGATGGGTGAACGACGCGGACTGGGCGATGATCGCGCTGATCATCGCGTACCTGTGGAAGGGCCTCGGGTTCGTCGCGATCGTGTACCTCGCCGGGCTGCAGAACCTCCCAGAAGAACTGTACGAGGCGGCCAAGCTCGACGGCGCCGGCACGTGGACGACGTTCCGGCGGATCACGCTGCCGCTGTTGTCGCCGGTGACGTTCTTCGTGCTGGTCACGTCGATCATCGGCACGTTCCAGGCGTACGACATGATCGCCGTCCTCACCGGTGGAGGACCGGGCGACGCCACGACCACCTTGTCGTGGTACGTCTACCAGCAGGGCTTCCGCGCCTCTGACGCCGGCACCGCCGCCGCGGCCGCCATGCTGCTGTTCTTCATCCTCCTCATCGTCACGGGCCTGCAGACCAGGTTCGTCCAGCGCAAGGTGCACTACACATGACCGCCGCACGGTTGCGACGGGTGCTGCTGTACGCCGGCCTGGTGGCCGTCGGGCTGCTGTTCATCGGCCCGATGTACTGGCTGTTCTCGTCGGCTCTCAAAGAATCTGGCGACATCTACCAGTTCCCGCCCCGCTGGCTGCCCGGCTGGCACTTCGAGAACTTCGCCGAGGCGTGGCGGGCCGCCCCGTTCGGCGACTTCTTCGTCAACTCCGTCATCGTCACCGCGGGCGGCGCCACCATCAAGCTGGTCAACGCGACGCTCACGGCGTACGCGTTCGTGTTCCTGCGGTTCCCCTACAAGAACGTGATCTTCCTGGTGATGCTCGGCGCGCTGATGGTGCCGAACAACGTCACGTTGATCGTCAACTACATCACCGTGTCGAACCTCGGCTGGATCAACACCTACCTGGGGCTGATCGTGCCCAGCGCCGGCTCGGTGTTCGGCATGTTCCTGCTGCGCCAGTACATGCTCACGCTGCCCGGCGACATCGTCGAGGCGGCGCGGGTGGACGGCGCGGGGCACCTGCGCATCATGTGGCAGGTCGTGCTGCCGATGTGCAAGCCGATGCTGGTCACGGTCGGCATCATCGCCGTCGTCGACATGTGGAACGACTTCATCTGGCCGCTGATCGTCACCAACACCGTCGAGATGCGGACGCTGCCCATCGGACTGCTCTACCTGCGCTCCAACGAGGGCTACGCGAACTGGGGCGCGATCATGGCCGGCACGGTGATGGTCGCACTCCCGATGCTCATCCTCTTCCTCCTCGCCCAGCGGCAGATCACCCGCGGGCTGACCGGCGGGGCCGTCAAGGGCTGACCCCCGCCTGCTCGTCACGAAAGGACGCACCCCCCATGCGACACCGCACCGTACTGCGACCCTCCCAGCCGAGCCGACGCGACTTCCTCGCCATGGCGGCGGCCGCCGGCGTCGCCGTCCCGCTGCTCGGCTGCGCGGGCGGCGTCACCGACGACGGCGGCAGCGACGACGGCACCGGCGACCCCGGCGGCAATCTCGACCAGGTCGACATCAGCCCGCCGTCGCAGTACGCCGGCCGCGTCAACGTCGCCATGTGGAGCGCGATGAGCGGCGTCAACGGCGAGGCGCTGGCCGCGCTGGTGGAGAGCTTCAACCAGTCGCAGGAGGACATCTACGCCGAGGTCCAGTTCCAGGGCGCGTACCCGGAGTCGGCGTCGAAACTCACCGCCGCGCTGCGGGCCGGCGCCGTCCCTGACGTCATGATGCTCGCCGACACGTTCTGGGGCCGCTTCCTCATCAATGACGCGCTGGAGCCGCTGAACGGCTACTTCGGCGACGACTTCGGCCGCGACGACTACGTCGAGGCCCTCTACGACGAGGGGCTGGTCGGCGACGAGCTGTACTGGCTGTCGTTCGGTCGCAGCACGCCGCTGTTCTACTACAACAAGACGGTGTTCCAGCAGCTCGGCCTGCCCGACCGCGGTCCCGAGACGTGGACGGAGCTACGCGAGTGGTCGGCGGAGATCTCGCAGCTCAGCGTCAACGGCCAGCCGCTGAAGGCGCACGCGTTCACCGGTGACGACGACTGGCAGTTCATGGCCGCGACCTGGCAGTTCGGCGGCAAGCTGTCCGAGGGCCTGGACGTCACCATCGACTCCGGCGGCGCCGTCGACGCGGCCCGCTGGCACCAGGAGTACATCTTCCAGGACAACTACGGCTACCTCGCGCAGGCGGCCGGCACCGACTTCGGCACCGGCGTCGTCGCCACCGCGATCACGTCGACCGGCGGGCTGCGCGGCATCTACGAGGCGTCCGCCAGCGCCGGGTTCGAGGTCGGCACCGCGTTCCTGCCGAAGGAGGTGGACAGCGGCGTGCCGACCGGCGGCATGGGGTTCTCGCTGCTCAAGGGTGCCGCGAAGGAGCGGAAGGACGCCGCGTTCGAGCTGCTGAAGTTCCTCGGCCAGCCCGAGAACGCCGCCGAGTGGACGCTCGCGACCGGCTACCTGCCGATCGTCAAGGCCTCGATGGACGTCCCCGATCTCGCGGACACCCTGGCCAGCGACCCGAACTTCAACGTCGCCGTCGAGCAGCTGCCCGAGGCGAAGGGCAGCGACGCGATCCGGTCCTACCTGCCCAACGGCACCGACCTCATCATCAGCGGCCTGCAGCGCATCTACAGCGACGGCAGCGAGGACCCGCAGGACGTGTTCGACGAGGTCGCCGAGCAGCTGCGGCAGGGCGTCGAGGACATCCGGCCCGCCTACGAGGAGTACTTCGGCTGATGACGCTGAGCGTGTGCGCGCACCGCGGGTCGCCGTCGGTGCTGCCGGAGAACACCGTCGGGTCGTTCCTGCAGGCGGTCGAGGAGGGCGCCGACGAGATCGAGCTGGACCTGCGGCTGTCGGCCGACGGGCGGCTGGTCGTCATGCACGACGCGACGGTCGACCGGACGACGGACGGCACCGGCGCCGTCGCGGAGCTGACGCTGCGGCAGCTCCAGGCGCTCGACGCCGGCGGCGGCGCGTGGATCCCGTCGTTCGAGGAGGTGCTGGACGGCGTCGGCGCGCGGCTGCAGGTGGAGATCAAGGCGCCGGAGGCGGCCGGCCCGCTCGCCGAGCTGCTGCGTGACCGTCCCGACGACCTCGCCCGCATCTCGCCGTGCTGCTTCGACCCGGACGTCGTCGCCGAACTGGTGCGGCTGTTCCCGGACGCGCCGGTCGGGCTGATCGCGTCCGGCGGGTCCGCCGAGTCGCTCGATCGCGCCGTCGAGCTGGGTGCGTCGCGTGTGTTGTTCGGCTGGGCCGGCACCGACCGCGCGCTGGTCGAGAAGGCGCAGGCCCACGGCCTGGAGTTCAGCGTCTGGCTGGTCAACACGCCGGAGCAGCTGCGCGACGCGCAGGCCCTCGGCGTCGACGGGTTCACCACCGACGAGACGGCCGTCATCGCGGCCGAGCTCGCACGGATCGAGGAGGCGGCATCATGACGGAACTTTCGCGGCGGGCGTTCGTGCGGCTCGGCGGTGCGGCGGCGGGTGCCGGCGCGCTGGCGGCGGCGGGGACGACGGCAGCGGCGGCGGCCGGGCGGGGCGCGGCAGCGTCGGCCGAGCGCACTGCGGCGTCGGCCGGGCTGCCCGGACGGGCCCGTCCGTTCGACCTGACCACGCCGGCCGAGCCGTTCCTCGTCAACGTCGGCCTGCACGACCAGCGGACGATCATGCAGTCGTTCGCCGTCGACAGTCCCGGCGGGCACGTCTACGTCGTGCAGATCACCCAGGGCGGGACCGTCCTCCCCGGCGACGCACCCGGCGACGAGGCGTACGCGCGCCGGGTCGCTCGCGGTGACCTCACGCTGTCCAAGCTCGACCTCGCCGGGAACCTGCTCGGGCACATGTATCTCAAGCGGTTCGGGCACGGCGTCGCGATCGGTGTGGAAAGGTCCGGCCGCGACGTCCACCTGTGGACAGAGGTCGACGCCGTCACCGAGGGCACGAGCGGGTGGGGGACGCGGCTGCTGCGGTTCCCGTTCGCCGACGGCACGGTCATCGACGCCGACGCGACGCCGGGCCTGCAACGGCGCGAACTGCTGCCCGGCGTCGACCGCACCACCTGCAACGTCGACCCCGTCCACCGCACGCTGGTCATGCGGTACCGCCGCGACGGCGCGTTCCGATACGCGCTCTTCGACCTCGACGACGTGCGGCGCGAGCAGCCGGCGTACGTGCCGGTCGCCGACGTCGCGCAGCCGGACGTGCTCAGCGGCGGCCCGGTCTTCCAGGGCTACGCGACGTACGGGCGCGACCTCTATCTCTACGACGGGCAGATCTACAGCGACACCAATCCGCCGTCGGGGCAGGGCAACGCGCACCTGACCCGGGTCGACTGGCGCACCGGCGCCGTCGCGGAACGGATCCGCACGACCGACGGGCACGAACTGCACCGGCGCGAACCCGAAGGCCTCGGCGTCTGGCTCGCCTCGCCGGGACGGCGGCCGACGGCGCGGCTCGGGTTCGCGTTCGGCACCAGCGTGACCGCCAACCCGGACGACGACCGCCTCTGCACGATCCTGACGAAGCGGCTCGGCTGAGGACGTGAGCCGGTGACCCCCGGGGTAGGGGCGGGGTGGTGTCGGGTGAGGTGACGTAGGTGCCAACTGTTGGCTCTCAGGTCACCCTCTCCGCACGCACCTCGTCCTGGCCGCGGACGTCGACGGAGCCCGGGGCTGGGGGCTGGGGTGGTGTCGGGGGAGGTGACGTGGGCGCCAACTGGTGGCGCTCAGGTCACCCTCCCCGCACGCACCTCGTCCTGGCCGCGGACGTCGACGGAGCCAGGGGCTGGGGCTGGGGCGGGGGCTGGGTGAGGTGACGTGGGCGCCAACTGTTGGCGCTCAGGTCACCCTCTCCGCACGCGCCTCGTCCTGGCCGCGGACGTCGACGGGGGCTGGGGGCTGGGGGTGGTGTCGGGGGAGGTGACGTAGGTGCCAATTGTTGGCGCTCAGGTCGCCCTCTCCGCACGCACCTCGTCCTGGCCGCGGACGTCGACGGGGGCTGGGGGCTGGGGGTGGTGTCGGGGGAGGTGACGTAGGTGCCAATTGTTGGCGCTCAGGTCGCCCTCTCCGCACGCACCTCGTCCTGGCCGCGGACGTCGACGGGGGCTGGGGGCCAGGGGTGGTGTCGGGGGAGGTGACGTAGGTGCCAATTGTTGGCGCTCAGGTCACTCTCCCCGTACACACCTCGTCCTGGCCGCGGACGTCGACGGGGGCTGGGGGCCAGGGGTGGTGTCGGGGGAGGTGACGTAGGTGCCAATTGTTGGCGCTCAGGTCACTCTCCCCGCACGCACGTCGTCCTGGCCGCGGACGTCGACGGGGCCAGGGGCTGGGTGAGGTGACGTAGGCGCCAACTGTTGGCGCTCAGGTCGCCCTCTCCGCACGCACCTCGTCCTGGCCGCGGACGTCGACGGAGGACGCGCGGGCCCGCCGTCGGTCAGGGCAGGACGGCGGTCGCCTCGATCTCGATCAGCTGCCCGGGAAACGCCAGCGCCGCCACGCCGACCAGCGTGGCCGCGGGCGGGCCGTCGGGGCGGACGGCGACGTCGGAGGCGGCGACCAGGCCGGCGTGGACCTGCTCGAGGCTGTGCTCGTCGTAGCCGGCGACGAAGATGCCGAGCCGGACGACGTCGGCGAAGGTGGCGCCGGCCGCCGCGAGCGCCGTGGCGACGTTGCGCAGCGTCTGCTCGGTCTGCGCGGCGAGGTCGCCCGCGCCCACCAGCGCGCCGGTGGCGTCGCACGGCACCTGGCCCGCGACGACGACCTGACGCGAGCCGGTGGCGACGACGACCTGGGAATAGGTGGGCGGCTGGGGGAGCCCGGGCGGGTTGATCAACTGCATCGGCATGGCGGCAGCCTACGTGCGGCCACCGACAAGGTCGGCGGGCCGGCTCCTAGGGTGGCCGCCATGACTGTCGCCCGTTCCATCGCCCTGTTCCTGCTGGCCGCCGTCGCCGAGATCGGCGGCGCGTGGCTGGTCTGGCAGGGCGTGCGCGAGCACCGCGGCCTGCTCTGGACCGGCTTCGGCGTCATCGCGCTCGGCCTCTACGGGTTCGTCGCGACGCTGCAGCCCGACGCGCACTTCGGCCGGGTGCTGGCCGCGTACGGCGGCGTGTTCGTGGCCGGCTCGCTGGCCTGGGCGATGGTGGCCGACGGGTTCCGGCCGGACCGCTACGACGTGATCGGCGCGGCGATCTGCATCGTCGGCGTCGCGATCATCATGTACGCGCCTCGTCACTCGTGATCTCGTAGATCGTCTCGAGGCCGTCCTCGGGGTCCAGCTGCTCGCCGACCTGGACGAACCCGTACTGCCCCACGAGATTGCGCGAGGCCAGGTTCGTCGGGCTGACGGTGGCCCGGACGATGCGCACCTGCGGGTCGTGGGCGGCGCGGTCGAGCATCAGCTCCAACGCGGCCCGGGCATACCCGCGGCGACGGTGGGCGGGGTCGATCGCGTAGCCGACCTCGACCCGCCCGTCGCCGTCCGGCGGTCCGTGGAAGCCGGCCCGCCCCACGGCCAGCTGGCGATCGTCGTCCCAGACGATGCCGGTGATCCAGGCGGCGCTGGCGGGGTCGGTGGCGACCTGCTCGCTGCGCATGCGCCACACGCTGCTCCAGTGCGGGCCGGCACAGTACGGCGTCAGCCGGATCGGCGACTCCTGGTTGGCCGCGACGAGATCGCCCGCGGCGAGGGCCGTCAACGCGGCCTTGTTCAACTGCACGATGCTGACGTGCTTCGGCTCGGTCATCACTTCGGTCATCGGGGCACATCGTGCTCGCCGCGGCGCCGGAACACAAGACGGCGCGGTGCGGCGCCGTCATCGGGTCAGGTGCCGGACGGCAGCGGCTCGCCGGTCTCCATCAGCGTCTTCAGGCTGGCGATGAGCTCCGGCCAGCCGCCGCTGATGTCCTGCAGGACCTGGCTGCCCGGCTCGAAGCCGTCGTGGATCACCGTCAGCCGAACCAGGTCGCCCCGCTGCTCGAGGTCGAACGTGACCTTGGAGCGCGGCTCCTTCGCCATCGCGGCGACCTTGTCCGGGTCCAGCCCGTGGGCGGCGGCGAACTCGGGCGTGAACGTGTGCCACGTGTAGGACAGCCGCCGGAAGGGGTCGGCCTCGAGCACGCGCTGCTCGTCGTCGGCGATCGTCGCGCCGGCCTCGTGCCAGACCATCGGCGAGCCGGCCTGCCAGTCGGTGTCGAAGGTGGCGCCCCAGTAGCGGCTGGTGAACGCCTTGTCGGTGAGTGCCTGCCAGAGCTGCTCCGGCGTCGTGCGGATGAACGTGGTGTAGGTGAACTGGGTGTCGCTCACGGGAGTGGCCTCCAATGCGGTCTTGAGGTCGGCGAGTGCCTGGACGCGCCCGCGGTGGTACCGGCTGATCCACCGGTCCGCGATGGCGTTGATCGGCTCGGCGTTGAGGAAGTGGTGCTTCTCACGGCCGCGCCTCTCGGTGGTGACGAGGCCGGCGGCCTCGAGGACGGCGAGGTGCTTGCTGACCGACTGACGGGCCATGTCGAGGCCCGCGCAGAGCTGACGCAGCGTCTGGCCGTTGTCGCGGTTCAGGCTGTCCAGCAGCGCCCGGCGACTCGGGTCGCCCAGCGCCCGGAACACGTCGTCGTCCATGTCGTCCTCTTCGCCAAATGGGCAGCTGTTTGGCTGCCTTTTAAGGATAGGCAGCCGCCTGGCTGCCTGTCAAGGAAACTCGGATGCGGCGCCGCAGGCCGGGCGGCAGGATGGGCCGGGATGGCTGCTGCGCTGCTGGACCCGCCCCGGGGTGTGCTGATCGTCACCGGACTGCCGGGCGCCGGCAAGACGACGGTGACGCGGCTGGTCGCCGCCCGGTACGCGCGCTCCGCCCGCCTCGACGGCGACGTCATGGCCGACCTCGTCGTCAACGGGCGCGTCAGCGTGATCGGCGAGCCGCGCGACGAGTCACGGCGGCAGTTGATGCTGCGGGCGCGGAACCTGTGCTCGCTGGCCGGCAACTTCGCCGCCGCCGGGTTCCTGCCCGTCATCGACCACGTCGTGCCGAACCGGGACGTGCTCGACGCGATGACCGCGTGGCTCGCGCCGCTCCCCGTCCGCTTCGTCGTCCTCGCGCCGTCGCTCGACGTCTGCCGCCGGCGCAACGCCGCCCGTGCGCCCGAGGAGCAGGTCCATTACGACTACAGCGGCCTCGCCGCCGAGATGGACCACTCCCTCGCCGGGGCCGGCTGGTGGCTCGACTCCTCGGCCCAGACCCCCGACGAGACCGCCGCCGACATCGTCAGGCATGCCGCCGCGAAGGCCGTCGTCGCCTGACTCAGGCGTCGAACTCGTACCTGAGCACGTACGCCGACGCGTCGAGCGTCATCTCGTTCACCTCGACGGCGCGACGGGCGGCGGTGAACGCGACGCGGACGACGACGAACAGCGGCGCGCCGGCGTCGACGTCCAGTGCGTCGGCGTCGTCGCTACGGGGCATCCGGGCCCGGACGTCCTCGGTGAAATGCGCCGGCTCGTGCCCGAGCTCGGCCAGCCGCGCATAGACGCCGCCCGGGCCGGTGTCCTCGTTGGCGATCGCGGTGCCGCGGGCGAGCTCGGCGGGGAAGGACGAGGTCGCGACCATGACCGGCCGGCCGTCGAGGAGGTAGCGGCGGCGCCGCACGAGCACGGTGCCGCCGTCGTCGAGGCCGAGGGCGACCGCGACCGGTCCGCCGGCCTCTTCCTCGGTGACGGTGACGTTGTCGACGGTGAGCGTGCGCTGCTCGCTCTCGGCGTCCCAGATGCCCCGGCCGCTGCCCCACGTGTCCTTGGAGAGCCGGGTGATCCCGGACCGCACGATCGGCCGGTCCCTCATGGGTGTGGTGCTCCCCTCAGGTGCTCGGCGATGACGGTGTTGGTGGAGAGGACGTGCTGGACCAGCTCGCGGAAGTCGTCCAGGCGGGGGTGGCCGGCGGCCTCGTCGGTGGTGAGGCGGCGGCCGAACAGCGGCGCCGGGTCGAACGAGGCGGCCGCGGGCATGAGCTGGACCGCCGGGCCGGGCTGGCCGGGCACCGGGCCGATGCGGCAGCCGAACGTGACGTGGTCGGAGTGGTCGTCGCGGTCCCAGGTACCGAAGACGGCGTCGAGGAGGACGTCGTTGCCGTCGTGGTGGTGGCAGCTGGCGTAGAAGACGGCGTAGGGGGCGTCGTCGCGGTGGACGAAGCCGGTGATGCGGCGGAACGGCTGGGCGCAGTCGGGGCAGCGGTGCTCGGCGATCTGCAGGTTCGGGGCGGTCGTCAGAGTCACCGGTGCATCCTCCCACCGCCGGGCGAACGCCCGGCGTCGATGCGTGCGGCGATGATCGACCAGCACGCGTCAGGTGGCAAGAACCCCGCTGAGCTGCGGGGGAGAAGTGGAGCGGGTGACGGGAATCGAACCCGCATGACCAGCTTGGAAGGCTGGGGCTCTGCCATTGAGCTACACCCGCGCAGGGCGACGAGCCCCGTGGGACAGAGTACCCTGTGATCTGGCCTAGACTTGTCCGGGCACCCGGGGCGTAGCGTAGTGGCTAGCGCGCCTGCTTTGGGAGCAGGAGATCGCAGGTTCGAGTCCTGTCGCCCCGACCAGCCCGCGTACGCAACCACCAGCAGCACGAACGGTTGCGTACGTGCCCGCACACCACCACACAGGAGACACGAAAGCGTGAAGAGCGTCGTCGAGACCCTCAACCCGACCAGGGTCCGGCTCGCGGTCGAGGTTCCCTTCGCCGAGCTTGAGTCGAACATCCAGTCCGCTTACAAGCGCATCGCCGCCCAGGTGACGGTGCCGGGCTTCCGCAAGGGCAAGGTCCCGCCGATGGTCATCGACCAGCGCATCGGGCGGCCGGTGGTGCTGGAGGAGGCCGTCAACGAGGCCATCCCGCAGATCTACCAGGACGCCATGCGCGAGAACGAGTTGACGCCGCTGGCGCAGCCCGAGATCGACCAGCCGCAGTTCGGCGAGGGCGAGGACCTCAAGTTCACCGCCGAGGTCACGGTCAAGCCGAAGATCGAGCTGCCCGAGTGGGAAGGCCTGGAGGTCCAGGTCGACGACATCGCGGCGAGCGACGACGACATCAGCGAGCGGCTCGACGTGCTGCGGGCGCGGTTCGGCACGCTGGTGACGGTCGAGCGGGCGGCGGCGAACGACGACTTCGTCCAGATCGACCTCAACGCCACCAGCGACGGCGAGCCGGTCGAGGGCGGGCAGGCCAGCGGCGTCTCGTACCAGATCGGCCGCGGCGGCATGATCGAAGGCCTGGACGAGGCCCTGGCCGGCCTCACGGCGGGCGAGACCAAGAGCTTCCGCACCACGCTCGTCGGCACCCACGAGGGCGAAGAGGTCGACGTCGAGGTGACGGTGAACGCCGTCAAGGAGCAGCAGCTGCCCGAGCTGGACGACGAGTTCGCCCAGCTGGCCAGCGAGTTCGACACCCTCGACGAGCTGCGCGACGACATCCGCGAGCAGGCGCTGAACAGCAAGCGCATCGAGCAGGCCATGGCGGCCCGCGACAAGGTGCTCGAGCAGCTCATCGGCAACGCCGGCGACATCCCGCTGCCCGAGGAGCTCATCACCCAGCAGGTCGAGGACCACCTCGCCGACGGCCACGGCGACGACGACCACCGGGCCGAGTTCGAGCAGAACCTGCGCGGCAACCTCACCCAGCAGTTCGTCCTCGACGAGCTGGTGAAGGCCGAGAGCATCGAGGTCTCGCAGGACGAGCTCAGCTCGTACATCATCCAGCAGGCCATGCGCTCGCGCATCGACCCCAACCAGCTCGCCCAGCAGCTGGTCGACCAGGGCAACCTCCCCTCCGTCGTCGCCGACGTGGCGCGCGGCAAGGCGCTGGCCCTCGCGGTCGAGAAGGCCAACGTCACCGACGCCTCCGGCAACGCCGTCGAGCTGAACCGGCTGCGCGAGGACGGCACCCTGGCCGAGCCCGGCGAGGTCGAGGGCGTCGCCGCCCCGGCGGTCGACGGCTCGTTCGAGTTCGCCGAGCTGGACGCGGACCAGGACGCCGAGGCGGCGGACGCCGCCGACGCGGCTGAGGAGGCCGAGGCCGGCGACGCCGAAGCGGCCGACGCCGACGAGGCCGACAAGAAGGACTGACGGCCGGACCGCAGCAGCGACCACGCGATCAGGTGACCACCCCACGGGCTGGTCACCTGATCGCGTTTGCGCACCATATGGCCTCGCCGCGCACGCCGTCAGCGAACACCGGCCATGCGGCGGATGGTCGCCGCGGCCTTTGTGGTTACTGTCGTTGACACAACGAAGAAGACACACACGAACCAACGGTCTCGACGACCAGTCAGCAAGCCCCAAGGAGATCACGGTGAGCACACGCCCCGAGACGTCGGGCCCGTCCCTGATTCAGGCCCACGCCCCCGCGCCCGGCATCGGTGGTGGTCTTGACGACCACATCTACAACCGGCTGCTGCGAGAGCGCATCATCTTCCTCGGCTCCGAGGTCCGCGACGAGAACGCCAACGCCATCTGTGCGCAGCTGCTGCTGCTGGCGGCCGAGGACCCCGACCGCGACATCAACCTGTACATCAACTCGCCGGGTGGCTCGGTGTCGGCCGGCATGGCCATCTACGACACCATGCAGTACGTGAAGCCCGACGTGGTGACGCTGGCGATGGGCTTCGCGGCCTCCATGGGCCAGTTCCTGCTGACGGCGGGGGCGCCGGGCAAGCGCTACGCG containing:
- a CDS encoding DeoR/GlpR family DNA-binding transcription regulator: MKPPTRPADAPSRRTLAREARQQAIVSHVVAHGVASVSELTELTGASVMTVHRDLDELARRGVVRKFHGGVSAQPSTVFESSSEYRLRVQVKEKEALASAALGMIEPGMSIMLDTSTTNLFVARSLGDLRLGPLTVVTNYLPIMQVLKTTPDIHLIGVGGDYNATHDAFLGLSAIEAIGALTTDIVFLSTSAMTMSTTYHQEPEIVTVKRAMMAAGRRRILLMDPTKLNRTALHRLAPTSEFNAVVVNSAVGERALAELRDHTIVVAVS
- a CDS encoding carbohydrate ABC transporter permease; translation: MTTTTADRQSQADGASTGGGAVPTARGRRRERHHWRRRRKEYALFLLMISPNLLIIGTFDYWPVIYNAWLSLTRWNMLSGTPRYVGLQNYENLFSSSSFHGILWNTLTFSAAIVIGSVILGLAVALLFDQKLRGRGIVRTAAFAPHIVSGAAVATLWLFIFDPAYGLTRVVLDPFGVASPRWVNDADWAMIALIIAYLWKGLGFVAIVYLAGLQNLPEELYEAAKLDGAGTWTTFRRITLPLLSPVTFFVLVTSIIGTFQAYDMIAVLTGGGPGDATTTLSWYVYQQGFRASDAGTAAAAAMLLFFILLIVTGLQTRFVQRKVHYT
- a CDS encoding carbohydrate ABC transporter permease, with translation MTAARLRRVLLYAGLVAVGLLFIGPMYWLFSSALKESGDIYQFPPRWLPGWHFENFAEAWRAAPFGDFFVNSVIVTAGGATIKLVNATLTAYAFVFLRFPYKNVIFLVMLGALMVPNNVTLIVNYITVSNLGWINTYLGLIVPSAGSVFGMFLLRQYMLTLPGDIVEAARVDGAGHLRIMWQVVLPMCKPMLVTVGIIAVVDMWNDFIWPLIVTNTVEMRTLPIGLLYLRSNEGYANWGAIMAGTVMVALPMLILFLLAQRQITRGLTGGAVKG
- a CDS encoding ABC transporter substrate-binding protein, which gives rise to MRHRTVLRPSQPSRRDFLAMAAAAGVAVPLLGCAGGVTDDGGSDDGTGDPGGNLDQVDISPPSQYAGRVNVAMWSAMSGVNGEALAALVESFNQSQEDIYAEVQFQGAYPESASKLTAALRAGAVPDVMMLADTFWGRFLINDALEPLNGYFGDDFGRDDYVEALYDEGLVGDELYWLSFGRSTPLFYYNKTVFQQLGLPDRGPETWTELREWSAEISQLSVNGQPLKAHAFTGDDDWQFMAATWQFGGKLSEGLDVTIDSGGAVDAARWHQEYIFQDNYGYLAQAAGTDFGTGVVATAITSTGGLRGIYEASASAGFEVGTAFLPKEVDSGVPTGGMGFSLLKGAAKERKDAAFELLKFLGQPENAAEWTLATGYLPIVKASMDVPDLADTLASDPNFNVAVEQLPEAKGSDAIRSYLPNGTDLIISGLQRIYSDGSEDPQDVFDEVAEQLRQGVEDIRPAYEEYFG
- a CDS encoding glycerophosphodiester phosphodiesterase; the protein is MTLSVCAHRGSPSVLPENTVGSFLQAVEEGADEIELDLRLSADGRLVVMHDATVDRTTDGTGAVAELTLRQLQALDAGGGAWIPSFEEVLDGVGARLQVEIKAPEAAGPLAELLRDRPDDLARISPCCFDPDVVAELVRLFPDAPVGLIASGGSAESLDRAVELGASRVLFGWAGTDRALVEKAQAHGLEFSVWLVNTPEQLRDAQALGVDGFTTDETAVIAAELARIEEAAS
- a CDS encoding RidA family protein encodes the protein MPMQLINPPGLPQPPTYSQVVVATGSRQVVVAGQVPCDATGALVGAGDLAAQTEQTLRNVATALAAAGATFADVVRLGIFVAGYDEHSLEQVHAGLVAASDVAVRPDGPPAATLVGVAALAFPGQLIEIEATAVLP
- a CDS encoding YnfA family protein, with product MTVARSIALFLLAAVAEIGGAWLVWQGVREHRGLLWTGFGVIALGLYGFVATLQPDAHFGRVLAAYGGVFVAGSLAWAMVADGFRPDRYDVIGAAICIVGVAIIMYAPRHS
- a CDS encoding GNAT family N-acetyltransferase — protein: MTEVMTEPKHVSIVQLNKAALTALAAGDLVAANQESPIRLTPYCAGPHWSSVWRMRSEQVATDPASAAWITGIVWDDDRQLAVGRAGFHGPPDGDGRVEVGYAIDPAHRRRGYARAALELMLDRAAHDPQVRIVRATVSPTNLASRNLVGQYGFVQVGEQLDPEDGLETIYEITSDEART